The following proteins are co-located in the Methanobacterium formicicum DSM 3637 genome:
- a CDS encoding YHS domain-containing protein encodes MAVDPICKMDVDEKSAKWVSEYKGKKYYFCAPGCKKEFDENPEKYAEK; translated from the coding sequence ATGGCTGTAGATCCAATCTGTAAAATGGATGTTGATGAGAAAAGCGCCAAATGGGTTAGCGAATACAAAGGTAAAAAATACTACTTCTGCGCTCCAGGATGCAAAAAAGAGTTCGATGAAAATCCTGAAAAATATGCAGAAAAATAA
- a CDS encoding DUF5518 domain-containing protein: protein MIDWKAVGVGSLINAVLTIVLTISVFPLFFMGPIIGGLVATYIGRGEKKDAPVEGALTGIIGGLIIGILFVAGFGALSAIIGLIFAKVGLVAGAMTLIAGLFITVFSIFLGGVLGTVGGFIGAEIRENGG from the coding sequence ATGATAGACTGGAAAGCAGTTGGAGTAGGATCGCTTATAAATGCGGTTTTAACCATTGTGTTAACAATTTCTGTTTTTCCCCTGTTCTTCATGGGCCCAATAATAGGGGGCCTGGTGGCAACCTATATTGGACGTGGTGAGAAAAAAGACGCACCAGTGGAAGGTGCATTAACCGGCATTATCGGCGGACTCATAATAGGAATTCTATTCGTTGCCGGGTTTGGAGCTTTAAGTGCAATAATAGGCCTTATATTTGCTAAAGTAGGTTTAGTGGCCGGTGCGATGACTCTGATAGCTGGTCTTTTTATCACAGTATTTTCCATATTCCTGGGCGGAGTTCTGGGCACTGTTGGAGGATTTATCGGTGCTGAAATCAGAGAAAACGGTGGTTGA
- a CDS encoding DUF5518 domain-containing protein, whose amino-acid sequence MDIDWGAVIIGFILSIVLGAVFGIIIPAVGSVLGLLIAGMVVGYMVGGTAGNGMANGAVSGLFGAIVLSILMLIFGTLILGLIGFAAATLTSLLLFIAFFGVMILMAIGGALGSLIKGEA is encoded by the coding sequence ATGGATATTGATTGGGGAGCAGTAATCATAGGGTTTATATTGTCCATAGTTTTGGGAGCCGTTTTTGGTATAATTATTCCCGCAGTGGGTTCAGTTCTCGGTTTACTCATAGCTGGAATGGTAGTGGGCTACATGGTGGGTGGAACTGCAGGTAATGGTATGGCAAACGGTGCAGTATCTGGTTTGTTTGGTGCCATTGTTCTGTCCATATTAATGCTCATATTCGGTACCCTGATACTGGGGCTTATTGGATTCGCAGCAGCCACTTTGACTTCACTACTACTGTTTATAGCCTTCTTCGGGGTCATGATCCTAATGGCCATTGGAGGAGCTCTTGGTTCTTTGATCAAAGGAGAAGCTTAA
- a CDS encoding heavy metal translocating P-type ATPase has product MADTKKKAEIKISGMHCASCALNVEKSLQGLEGVEDAQVNFGTEKATVEYHPDKVELRDLEKSVEDVGFAVVNEKVIIKVGGMTCAMCVQAIEGVLKKIDGVSEVNVNLAAEKAYVTYNPQMTSVAEMRKAIEDLGYEYLGVEGEFQIDQEEELRKADLNGKRNRFIVAFAVSIPLMVLMYSGVMLPFKMAYFMLAVTILPFIYVSYPIFSAAYRSLQNHGLNMDVMYSMGIGVAFISSVLGTFNIILTPEFMFYETALMLAGFLMFGRWLEARAKGRTGTAIKKLVGLQAKTATVLRDEGDENGVEIQVPVEDVLVGDIVLVKPGERIPVDGKVVSGDSYVDESMITGEPIPSLKNAGSKVVGGTINQNGVLKFRAEKIGKEMVLSQIIKLVESAQGSKPPVQRIADEAVTYFIPTVLTIAIVAFVVWYFLLGSTLLFGLTILISILVVACPCALGLATPTAVTVGIGRGAELGILVKNGEALEISEKLTTILFDKTGTLTRGKPEVTNIVGTSTDDKTLLEIAASAEKNSQHPLANAIVTKAKDNDLKLYDSDEFNTFGGKGISATVNMRSVIIGNRKLLRENDVEISDTNEEMISKLESEGKTAILVALNNVFSGIIGVADTLKENTPQAISELKRMGLDVAMITGDNQKTADAIATSIGIEHVTAGVLPEDKSKEVKRLQDQGEVVAFVGDGINDAPALAQADVGIAIGSGTDVAIESGEIVLIKDNLMDAVAGVQLSEKVMGRIKLNLFWAFAYNVILIPVAAGLLYPTFGITFQPEYAGLAMALSSVTVVTLSLLLKGYMPPSKKLEVAQENLN; this is encoded by the coding sequence ATGGCAGATACTAAGAAAAAAGCTGAAATAAAGATTTCAGGTATGCACTGTGCTTCCTGTGCCCTTAACGTGGAAAAATCCCTGCAGGGGTTGGAGGGTGTTGAAGATGCTCAGGTTAACTTTGGAACAGAAAAAGCCACTGTGGAATACCATCCCGATAAGGTAGAACTCCGTGATCTGGAGAAATCTGTGGAAGACGTTGGTTTTGCTGTGGTGAATGAAAAGGTCATTATCAAAGTGGGAGGAATGACATGTGCCATGTGTGTCCAGGCCATTGAAGGGGTTTTAAAAAAGATCGATGGAGTTAGTGAAGTTAACGTGAACCTGGCGGCTGAAAAGGCCTATGTAACCTACAACCCCCAGATGACCAGTGTGGCCGAAATGCGGAAAGCCATTGAAGATCTGGGATATGAATATTTGGGAGTAGAAGGAGAGTTCCAGATAGATCAAGAGGAAGAACTGCGAAAAGCGGATCTTAATGGTAAAAGGAACCGATTTATTGTGGCCTTTGCAGTTTCCATTCCCCTGATGGTGTTGATGTACTCCGGTGTGATGTTACCGTTTAAAATGGCCTATTTCATGCTGGCTGTTACCATTTTACCATTTATTTATGTGAGTTACCCTATTTTTTCTGCTGCTTATCGTTCTCTGCAGAATCATGGGCTGAATATGGATGTAATGTATTCTATGGGTATTGGTGTGGCTTTTATATCCAGTGTGCTGGGAACATTCAACATCATTCTTACCCCTGAATTCATGTTCTATGAAACTGCCCTGATGCTTGCCGGTTTTCTCATGTTCGGCCGGTGGCTCGAAGCACGTGCTAAAGGGCGTACTGGTACTGCAATCAAGAAATTAGTTGGTCTTCAGGCTAAAACAGCCACTGTTCTTCGTGATGAAGGGGATGAAAATGGTGTTGAAATCCAGGTCCCGGTGGAAGATGTGCTAGTTGGTGATATTGTACTGGTAAAACCGGGTGAACGGATCCCGGTGGATGGTAAGGTAGTTTCGGGTGACAGTTACGTTGATGAATCCATGATCACTGGTGAACCAATACCTTCCCTGAAAAATGCTGGTTCGAAGGTGGTTGGTGGAACTATAAATCAGAATGGGGTTTTAAAATTCCGTGCAGAAAAAATTGGAAAGGAAATGGTTCTGTCACAGATAATTAAACTGGTGGAATCTGCTCAGGGGTCCAAGCCACCGGTTCAGAGGATAGCTGATGAGGCAGTTACCTATTTCATTCCCACTGTTCTTACCATTGCCATTGTGGCCTTCGTAGTATGGTACTTCCTACTGGGGAGCACTCTCCTATTTGGACTCACCATCCTCATATCCATCCTGGTGGTGGCCTGCCCCTGTGCCCTGGGCCTGGCCACACCCACTGCAGTGACTGTGGGGATTGGTCGTGGGGCAGAACTGGGTATACTGGTTAAAAATGGTGAAGCACTGGAAATATCAGAAAAATTAACCACTATTCTCTTTGATAAAACCGGAACCCTGACCAGGGGTAAACCAGAGGTTACCAACATCGTAGGAACCAGTACAGATGATAAAACTTTATTGGAGATTGCTGCCAGTGCGGAAAAAAATTCACAGCACCCCCTGGCCAATGCAATAGTCACTAAAGCCAAAGATAATGACCTTAAATTATATGATAGTGATGAATTCAACACATTCGGAGGAAAAGGAATATCAGCAACGGTTAATATGAGATCGGTGATCATAGGAAACCGGAAACTTCTCAGGGAAAATGATGTTGAAATATCCGATACAAACGAAGAAATGATTTCAAAACTGGAATCAGAGGGTAAAACAGCGATTCTGGTTGCATTGAATAATGTTTTTTCTGGTATTATAGGGGTGGCAGATACATTGAAGGAAAACACCCCCCAGGCAATAAGTGAACTTAAGAGAATGGGTCTGGATGTGGCCATGATCACCGGTGATAATCAAAAAACTGCAGATGCCATTGCCACGAGCATTGGCATAGAACACGTCACAGCAGGAGTGCTGCCCGAGGATAAATCCAAGGAAGTTAAAAGACTTCAGGATCAGGGAGAAGTGGTGGCGTTTGTAGGTGATGGGATAAACGATGCTCCGGCACTGGCTCAGGCCGACGTAGGGATAGCCATTGGTAGCGGTACTGATGTGGCTATTGAAAGTGGAGAGATAGTGCTTATCAAGGACAATTTAATGGATGCTGTGGCTGGAGTGCAGTTATCTGAGAAGGTAATGGGACGTATCAAGCTCAACCTTTTCTGGGCATTCGCCTACAACGTGATCCTAATACCGGTGGCTGCAGGACTACTCTACCCCACTTTCGGGATTACTTTCCAACCCGAATACGCTGGACTGGCCATGGCACTGAGCTCTGTGACTGTTGTGACTCTTTCACTGCTATTAAAAGGATATATGCCCCCATCCAAGAAGTTAGAGGTGGCTCAGGAAAACTTAAACTGA
- a CDS encoding DUF5518 domain-containing protein: MIDQKNILIGTVLAVVLVVVLGMLIPLIGGVIALIVAGIVVGYLVNQSVKMGAIHGALIGLFTGIIYVIIIYAVSGFSQKIIGGLIIYSLGFIPVYILLGLGGGIIGYVIKARQHPETLSEEEIPEEITSKDNDDEL, from the coding sequence ATGATCGATCAAAAGAATATTCTCATTGGAACGGTACTGGCAGTGGTACTGGTTGTTGTTTTAGGGATGTTAATCCCATTAATCGGGGGTGTTATTGCCCTGATAGTGGCAGGAATAGTGGTTGGATATCTGGTCAACCAGAGTGTAAAGATGGGGGCAATACACGGAGCTTTAATAGGTCTATTCACAGGGATAATATATGTTATAATAATATACGCAGTTTCTGGATTCTCACAAAAGATAATTGGGGGCTTAATTATCTACTCCTTAGGTTTCATACCAGTATACATTCTCCTGGGCCTCGGTGGTGGAATCATTGGTTATGTGATAAAAGCAAGGCAACATCCTGAAACATTATCGGAAGAAGAGATTCCAGAAGAAATTACTTCTAAAGATAATGATGATGAACTATAA
- the truD gene encoding tRNA pseudouridine(13) synthase TruD: MLNAETYLTSQKGIKGQIRTKNEDFYVEEIPETVPSGEGPNTWLWIEKNSRTTLEVVLDIARELKINRKQMGFAGMKDKKAVTRQWICISNKTPEELQGIEDKLHHVKILKITPNQKKLRMGQLVGNKFRLMVRNLEDPESAAQEAEEILSELKERGVPNYYGYQRFGKDRPNTHLVGKALIKGGVKEAVDRYIGHPYDTEPKHIQEARRFYDEGELGESLASMPSGMRYEKMMLHTLIKEEKKRGELNEKSYILALRSIPKPLSRMFVHAYQSYLFNKVVSERTKLGIDQYVKGDILIDNEEHLIHEFKEDEIDEEIRNFQAHPSAPLYGSKVPLAGGKLGEMEQKILDEENLKLEDFTVPQMPKLGSHGIRRAMRFKIWDVNAEATDEGVMVSFSIPKGCYATAVLREVMKVDVY, encoded by the coding sequence ATGTTAAACGCAGAAACATATCTCACCAGCCAGAAAGGAATAAAAGGACAGATTAGAACAAAAAATGAAGATTTTTATGTTGAAGAAATTCCTGAAACTGTTCCCAGTGGTGAAGGACCAAATACCTGGCTTTGGATTGAGAAAAATAGTAGAACCACCCTGGAAGTGGTTTTAGACATTGCCCGGGAGCTTAAAATTAACCGTAAGCAGATGGGATTTGCCGGAATGAAAGACAAAAAAGCGGTAACCCGGCAGTGGATATGTATCAGTAACAAAACACCTGAAGAACTTCAGGGAATTGAAGATAAGCTTCATCATGTTAAAATACTTAAAATCACCCCCAATCAGAAGAAGCTGCGCATGGGGCAACTGGTGGGAAACAAATTCCGGCTGATGGTAAGAAATTTGGAAGATCCAGAATCCGCAGCTCAGGAAGCAGAAGAAATACTCAGCGAGCTAAAGGAAAGAGGGGTGCCTAACTATTATGGATATCAGCGTTTTGGTAAGGACAGACCCAACACGCATCTGGTTGGCAAAGCACTGATCAAAGGCGGTGTTAAAGAGGCAGTGGATCGTTACATTGGTCATCCTTATGACACCGAGCCAAAGCACATCCAGGAAGCACGCAGGTTCTATGACGAAGGGGAACTGGGAGAATCCCTGGCCTCCATGCCCAGTGGGATGCGGTACGAAAAGATGATGTTACACACTCTCATTAAGGAGGAAAAAAAGAGGGGAGAATTGAATGAAAAATCTTACATCCTGGCACTCCGGAGTATCCCTAAACCCTTAAGCAGGATGTTTGTCCACGCATACCAGTCTTATCTTTTCAACAAGGTGGTTAGTGAACGCACCAAGCTGGGTATTGACCAGTACGTGAAGGGAGATATTTTAATTGATAATGAAGAACACCTTATCCATGAATTTAAAGAAGATGAAATAGATGAAGAGATAAGAAATTTCCAGGCCCACCCATCTGCACCTCTTTACGGGAGCAAGGTGCCACTGGCCGGTGGTAAACTGGGGGAAATGGAACAGAAGATCCTGGATGAGGAAAACCTTAAACTGGAAGATTTCACAGTGCCCCAGATGCCCAAACTGGGCAGTCATGGGATACGTCGTGCAATGCGGTTTAAAATATGGGATGTTAATGCAGAAGCAACTGATGAGGGGGTTATGGTTAGTTTTTCCATTCCCAAGGGATGTTACGCCACTGCAGTTTTAAGGGAAGTTATGAAGGTGGATGTTTATTAA
- the purB gene encoding adenylosuccinate lyase: MAIHPIEFRYGTPEMKSVWEAENKLQKMLEVEAALAEAEAQIGLVPEEAAREIRSKASTQYVTSERVAEIEKETNHDIASIVKALAEVCDNDAGEYVHFGATSNDIIDSSQSLLLRDSIDIIQDKVARLAKIILKLADENKKTVCIGRTHGQHALPTTYGMKFAIWADELHRQHERLEACKGRLCVGMMTGAVGTTAALGEDGLNVHLKVSEILGLPAVKISNQVVQRDNHAEYILDLSNLASTLDKIALEIRNLQRTEIKELGESFDPEKQVGSSTMPHKMNPITAERICGVSRIIKAYPAPALQNNALWHERDLTNSSSERIMLPEASILTDYILNLTIRLMEKLVFYPENIERNLNLTGGLIMAERFMAELTRKGMGRQSAYALVRKCALEANKSGVSLKDVVLKQEAITDYLSQEEVEDIMDPHTYLGSSVQIVEMVLEESKDWF, translated from the coding sequence ATGGCTATTCACCCTATAGAATTTCGTTACGGAACCCCGGAAATGAAAAGTGTCTGGGAGGCAGAGAATAAACTTCAAAAAATGCTGGAAGTGGAAGCAGCTCTGGCAGAAGCTGAGGCCCAGATTGGCCTGGTTCCTGAAGAGGCTGCCCGGGAAATAAGAAGTAAGGCCAGTACCCAGTATGTTACCAGTGAACGAGTGGCAGAAATAGAAAAAGAAACCAACCATGACATTGCATCCATTGTAAAAGCCCTGGCTGAGGTTTGCGATAATGATGCAGGGGAATACGTGCATTTTGGTGCTACTTCCAATGATATCATCGACAGTTCACAATCACTCTTACTGCGTGACTCAATTGATATCATACAGGATAAAGTGGCTCGCCTGGCAAAAATCATCCTGAAACTGGCTGATGAAAATAAAAAAACAGTATGCATAGGAAGAACCCATGGACAACACGCCCTACCAACCACTTATGGAATGAAATTTGCCATTTGGGCTGATGAACTCCACCGACAGCATGAACGGCTGGAAGCATGCAAAGGAAGACTCTGTGTTGGAATGATGACCGGAGCAGTCGGTACCACAGCCGCACTGGGTGAAGATGGACTCAATGTACACCTCAAGGTCTCTGAAATACTGGGACTACCCGCAGTTAAGATATCCAACCAGGTGGTGCAAAGAGATAACCATGCAGAGTACATTCTGGATCTGTCAAATCTAGCCAGTACACTTGATAAAATTGCCCTGGAAATCCGTAACCTGCAACGTACAGAAATCAAAGAATTAGGGGAAAGTTTCGACCCTGAAAAACAGGTAGGATCCAGTACCATGCCCCACAAGATGAACCCCATAACTGCTGAGAGAATCTGTGGAGTTTCCAGAATTATTAAAGCATATCCTGCCCCTGCTCTTCAGAACAATGCCCTGTGGCATGAAAGGGACCTCACCAACTCCTCATCCGAACGGATCATGCTCCCAGAAGCATCAATCCTCACTGATTACATACTGAACTTGACCATTCGCTTAATGGAAAAACTGGTTTTCTACCCTGAAAACATTGAACGGAACCTTAACCTTACTGGTGGCCTGATTATGGCCGAGCGATTCATGGCCGAACTCACCAGGAAAGGTATGGGAAGACAAAGTGCCTATGCTCTGGTCAGGAAGTGTGCACTGGAAGCTAACAAATCAGGAGTCAGTTTAAAAGATGTGGTTCTCAAACAGGAAGCAATAACTGATTACCTGAGCCAGGAAGAAGTAGAGGATATTATGGACCCTCACACCTACCTGGGATCTTCAGTGCAGATTGTGGAAATGGTTTTGGAAGAGTCTAAAGACTGGTTCTAA
- a CDS encoding DUF5518 domain-containing protein, whose protein sequence is MKEVNGMVEVKWTPVIIGLVIAIILSVIISMFIGSLGGLIAYLIATIYVGYSVAGGYQNGAIHGALVGIVAGIIGVIIMILTGVGIGTLILIEAVIIDAIIGAIGGAIGAAIKGDA, encoded by the coding sequence ATGAAGGAGGTGAATGGAATGGTAGAAGTTAAATGGACTCCAGTTATAATTGGATTAGTAATTGCAATAATTCTCAGTGTTATCATTTCAATGTTTATAGGATCCCTTGGTGGCCTAATTGCTTACCTTATAGCAACGATATATGTAGGTTATTCTGTTGCAGGAGGTTATCAAAATGGTGCGATCCATGGAGCTCTAGTAGGAATCGTAGCTGGAATCATTGGTGTTATAATTATGATACTTACTGGTGTTGGAATCGGAACGTTAATTTTAATAGAAGCAGTCATAATTGATGCAATTATTGGAGCCATTGGAGGAGCCATCGGAGCCGCAATTAAAGGTGATGCTTAA
- a CDS encoding amidohydrolase family protein, translating to MVYLLIHNGTLIDGEGCKPLESAAVLIKDQIILDSGVEDSLKLPNDKINYIDAQGGFILPGFIDCHVHMMWNGFRFEDPLFTPLSLYFYQATLNLKNTLKAGVTTVRDAGLADFGVKRAIERGLITGPRLQISVMPLSTTGGHFDFHHKSGLQIKTTYPGLPDPVCDGPEEVRKRVREVLRSGADVVKVMVTGGVISANDSPEHPQFTSEELRVMVEEASFRGLPVMAHAHGSTGVKNALQAGIRSIEHGTYLNDECIALLLEKDAWLVPTMLVHRINMDKLEAGDLPEFSREDTRNVFTNGLKSVQKAQKAGVKIVMGTDSGIGPHGQNLRELGLLCQVGMEPSEAIQAGTKHASELLGIQDKIGTIKKGKLADVVISAINPLEDMESMGNSDNILVVMKEGKIVKDIRTF from the coding sequence ATGGTGTACTTGCTCATCCATAATGGGACACTTATAGATGGTGAAGGTTGTAAACCACTTGAAAGCGCGGCAGTTTTAATTAAAGACCAGATAATTCTTGATTCTGGTGTTGAAGACTCACTGAAACTTCCGAATGATAAAATCAATTATATTGATGCCCAGGGCGGGTTTATACTCCCTGGTTTCATTGACTGTCACGTGCATATGATGTGGAATGGATTCCGCTTTGAAGACCCTTTATTCACCCCATTATCACTTTATTTTTATCAAGCCACTTTAAATCTGAAAAATACCCTGAAAGCGGGGGTAACCACTGTTCGAGATGCAGGACTGGCAGATTTTGGAGTTAAACGTGCTATAGAAAGAGGGCTGATTACAGGGCCACGGCTTCAAATCAGTGTCATGCCCCTATCCACAACTGGGGGGCATTTTGACTTCCATCATAAATCCGGGCTTCAGATTAAAACAACCTATCCTGGACTTCCAGATCCCGTCTGTGACGGACCGGAAGAAGTCCGAAAAAGAGTCAGGGAAGTTTTAAGATCAGGTGCAGATGTGGTGAAAGTTATGGTGACAGGTGGAGTTATAAGTGCCAATGACAGCCCAGAACATCCACAGTTCACCTCAGAAGAGTTGAGGGTGATGGTGGAAGAAGCATCCTTCAGGGGTTTGCCAGTTATGGCCCATGCCCATGGATCAACAGGTGTGAAAAACGCCCTGCAAGCAGGTATCAGATCCATTGAACACGGAACCTACCTAAATGATGAATGCATTGCTCTTTTACTTGAAAAAGATGCCTGGCTGGTTCCCACCATGCTGGTGCACCGGATAAACATGGACAAATTAGAAGCAGGAGATCTTCCAGAATTTAGCAGGGAAGATACCCGGAATGTATTTACAAACGGACTTAAAAGTGTTCAAAAAGCTCAAAAAGCAGGGGTTAAGATTGTTATGGGTACTGACAGCGGTATTGGTCCCCATGGGCAGAACCTTAGAGAACTAGGGCTCCTATGTCAAGTGGGCATGGAACCTTCAGAAGCAATACAGGCCGGTACCAAGCACGCCTCGGAACTTCTTGGAATTCAGGATAAAATAGGTACTATAAAAAAGGGTAAACTGGCTGACGTGGTCATCAGTGCCATTAACCCCCTGGAGGACATGGAATCCATGGGAAATTCGGACAATATACTGGTGGTTATGAAGGAAGGGAAAATAGTTAAAGACATTAGAACATTTTAA
- a CDS encoding preprotein translocase subunit Sec61beta — MAKKEKKYLPPSGAGLVRYFEDETKGPKLSPEQVIIMTVILAVFCIALRFSYS, encoded by the coding sequence TTGGCAAAGAAAGAAAAGAAATATCTCCCACCAAGTGGGGCGGGCCTGGTAAGATACTTTGAAGATGAAACCAAAGGCCCCAAACTCAGTCCAGAACAGGTTATAATCATGACCGTTATTCTGGCTGTTTTCTGCATAGCTCTCAGGTTTTCGTACTCCTGA
- a CDS encoding DUF126 domain-containing protein translates to MTSHHIKCRKISRGQAKGAVILSHEPLSFLGGVDPQTGNITDREHELYQQNISGKVLVIPSGKGSTVGSYVIFQMAKNKTAPLAIIAMEAEPIIATGAIMASIPMVDQPEEDVLDSLEDGDLVEVDADTGIIEILK, encoded by the coding sequence ATGACTTCCCATCATATCAAATGTCGTAAAATTTCACGTGGACAAGCCAAAGGAGCTGTGATCCTCTCTCATGAACCCTTGAGTTTCCTGGGTGGTGTTGATCCCCAGACTGGAAATATCACTGATCGAGAACATGAACTTTACCAGCAGAATATAAGTGGCAAGGTACTGGTGATCCCATCAGGGAAGGGTTCTACCGTGGGATCCTACGTGATCTTTCAGATGGCTAAAAATAAAACCGCACCACTGGCAATCATTGCCATGGAAGCAGAGCCCATCATCGCCACTGGAGCCATTATGGCCAGCATCCCCATGGTTGACCAGCCGGAAGAGGATGTTCTTGACAGTCTAGAGGACGGTGACTTGGTGGAAGTTGATGCAGATACCGGGATCATTGAAATTCTAAAATAA
- a CDS encoding helix-turn-helix transcriptional regulator, whose protein sequence is MPKHITSGLKYLAAVKLREQGYFQKDIADKLGMDRSTVSHYLNGRNLSWSSIEVAESITNCCNRDFLYMTYSLTGDLDNTRTIVGILIEEEFQAKVKDTCIGCGVCVDACLLKNISIVDLKCNINTDECCGCLECQLNCPTNSIKVLEVQNFNK, encoded by the coding sequence ATGCCCAAACATATTACATCCGGATTAAAGTACCTGGCAGCAGTGAAGCTCAGAGAACAGGGTTATTTCCAAAAAGATATCGCGGATAAACTTGGAATGGACCGATCAACCGTTTCACATTACTTAAATGGTAGAAATTTGTCCTGGAGTTCCATAGAAGTTGCTGAAAGCATTACCAATTGCTGTAACCGGGATTTCCTGTACATGACTTATTCTTTAACCGGAGACCTTGATAACACCCGGACCATTGTGGGTATCCTGATTGAAGAGGAATTTCAGGCCAAAGTAAAGGACACTTGTATTGGCTGCGGTGTGTGCGTAGATGCCTGTCTCCTGAAGAATATTTCAATCGTGGACTTAAAATGTAATATAAACACCGATGAATGTTGTGGCTGTCTTGAATGTCAGTTAAACTGCCCTACCAATTCTATAAAGGTTTTGGAAGTTCAAAATTTCAATAAATGA